A window from Candidatus Nitrospira neomarina encodes these proteins:
- a CDS encoding c-type cytochrome, whose product MIFLVGWVGGCSLPEPPQTAESIPSVYADLHMPDGWWTDKAIIDDGRQLYLGLNKSNVNCAQCHGKNGKPVITAALSFRDVDKMESYSDSQMLWRISEGVPYSTMGAFKDKLSRDEIWKVIAFVSTLGMNGRQYDPMTKSWAPSG is encoded by the coding sequence ATGATTTTCCTAGTGGGGTGGGTTGGCGGGTGCAGCCTACCGGAGCCACCTCAGACCGCTGAGTCTATCCCATCTGTTTACGCAGATTTACACATGCCGGATGGCTGGTGGACCGACAAAGCAATTATTGATGATGGTCGTCAATTGTACCTGGGTTTGAATAAATCAAATGTCAATTGCGCCCAATGTCATGGTAAAAACGGCAAACCCGTGATAACCGCAGCTTTGAGCTTCCGCGATGTGGATAAGATGGAAAGTTATTCGGACTCCCAGATGCTGTGGCGTATTTCCGAGGGAGTGCCCTACAGCACTATGGGAGCCTTTAAGGATAAGCTCTCTCGAGATGAAATCTGGAAGGTCATCGCGTTTGTGAGCACATTGGGAATGAATGGTCGGCAATATGATCCCATGACCAAAAGCTGGGCTCCCTCCGGGTGA
- a CDS encoding DUF427 domain-containing protein produces the protein MQKLIFEQNPEIQIPRRGQESVWNYPRPPRLQRVHQQMRVEFGGLVLAETTQGYRVLETGIPPVYYFPPTDVRIAYLMLSVRQTVCEWKGMARYWSIKMGKRLAEDAAWSYPHPGEGFEDISNYLAFYPGKVDACYVGKQKVKPQSDEFYGGWITSKILGPFKGEPGTAFW, from the coding sequence ATGCAAAAACTCATCTTTGAACAAAATCCGGAAATCCAGATCCCGAGGCGAGGGCAAGAGTCTGTTTGGAATTACCCCCGTCCACCCAGACTGCAGCGGGTTCATCAACAAATGAGAGTTGAGTTTGGGGGTTTGGTCTTGGCTGAAACAACCCAGGGCTATCGGGTACTCGAAACAGGAATCCCTCCGGTATATTATTTTCCCCCCACTGATGTCCGAATCGCCTACCTGATGCTGAGCGTAAGGCAAACCGTATGCGAGTGGAAAGGAATGGCGCGTTATTGGTCAATTAAAATGGGGAAACGACTGGCGGAAGATGCCGCATGGAGTTACCCACATCCCGGGGAAGGGTTCGAAGATATTTCCAATTATTTAGCATTTTATCCCGGGAAGGTGGATGCCTGCTATGTGGGAAAGCAAAAGGTCAAACCACAGTCTGATGAATTTTATGGCGGGTGGATCACCTCAAAAATCCTCGGTCCCTTCAAAGGCGAACCAGGCACCGCATTCTGGTAG
- a CDS encoding SDR family oxidoreductase — MSSLSAETGVDPFVIDATSPEQVKQCFDHIAERYGRIDGVVHCVGSFLLKPAHLTRDGEWDATIINNLHSAFYVLRAAARVMMKGGGGSIVLISSAGDEAVLPVPMANLCPALG, encoded by the coding sequence ATCTCAAGCCTCTCAGCTGAGACAGGAGTGGATCCTTTCGTCATTGACGCTACTTCGCCTGAACAGGTTAAGCAATGTTTCGATCACATCGCCGAACGCTATGGCCGTATCGACGGTGTGGTCCATTGCGTCGGATCCTTTCTTCTCAAGCCTGCTCATTTGACGAGAGACGGGGAGTGGGATGCAACAATAATCAACAATCTGCATTCCGCCTTTTATGTACTTCGCGCAGCTGCACGAGTCATGATGAAAGGCGGAGGTGGTTCGATTGTGTTGATCTCATCTGCTGGTGATGAAGCAGTTCTTCCTGTACCAATGGCTAACCTCTGTCCGGCGTTGGGATAG
- a CDS encoding phosphate-starvation-inducible PsiE family protein: protein MIQITYLSSATRAMSQGDLEDILKTARENNARLGITGMLLYGNKTFIQILEGEEGVVDELVKTIKRDPRHTNFQIVKKKPIDQHEYADWSMGFKRVSGEDFEAVKGLEDFEEKNFNTTFLGSDASLVDSLMDHFRKERIKKIGQEELSLDEEDRFMKILHHIIRGAVKILAVLMVFTILWGVVDVVYILYQQLLAPTFTTFSIRDIVPIFGSSLAPIIAIAIFKNITLYIRKDVIHIKLVVATALMAIARKVIIFDFKEMTPPYIFGTAAVVLALGITYWLIERRLTWSEPDNL, encoded by the coding sequence ATGATCCAAATCACCTATTTGAGTTCGGCCACACGAGCCATGTCTCAGGGTGACTTAGAAGACATTCTGAAAACGGCCCGAGAAAATAATGCCCGCTTAGGCATCACCGGAATGTTGCTCTATGGCAATAAAACCTTTATTCAAATCTTGGAAGGTGAAGAGGGCGTGGTTGATGAATTAGTCAAAACCATCAAACGCGATCCGCGTCATACCAATTTTCAGATTGTCAAGAAAAAGCCCATCGACCAGCACGAATATGCCGACTGGAGCATGGGCTTTAAACGGGTCTCCGGCGAGGACTTTGAGGCGGTCAAGGGACTCGAGGATTTTGAGGAGAAGAATTTCAATACAACGTTTTTGGGCAGTGATGCGAGTCTGGTCGACTCCTTGATGGATCATTTCCGGAAGGAGCGAATCAAAAAAATCGGCCAGGAAGAACTCTCCCTGGATGAAGAAGATCGGTTTATGAAAATTCTTCATCACATTATTCGCGGAGCCGTAAAGATTCTGGCCGTTCTGATGGTGTTTACCATTCTCTGGGGCGTGGTTGATGTCGTATATATCCTCTATCAACAGTTACTGGCCCCCACCTTTACCACCTTCAGCATTCGGGATATTGTTCCAATATTTGGTTCATCGTTAGCGCCAATCATTGCCATAGCAATTTTCAAAAACATTACGCTCTATATCCGCAAAGATGTTATACACATTAAATTAGTCGTGGCGACCGCATTAATGGCCATCGCTAGAAAGGTGATCATTTTCGATTTCAAAGAGATGACCCCGCCCTATATTTTTGGAACCGCTGCGGTCGTGTTGGCTTTGGGTATCACCTACTGGCTCATCGAAAGACGGCTCACCTGGAGTGAGCCGGATAATCTGTAA
- a CDS encoding multiheme c-type cytochrome, with amino-acid sequence MKKCQRTHATTDAADQALTQTRRFEGMSVVITRRPTKTHFILLVVVGLLLIAAEFVPSPGWSQNKGESQEDLIWLDEIEKAFIPSSQCRQCHERHFEEWKGMRERSEDLLSFGRMDGGLLHGTALKSPVFRTVLGLWLQTYPTHEQRTKCLACHVPAVTVFPQHADRIIDQVMRGPKHVQVEGIGCASCHLIQASGGKNDAYPAFQLAPGSTFFGPYGDAEDNLAHQSQKAEIFKGANFCTSCHFSKVKDVTQPHLNGAILKDLVCQNCHMEQSYGSSTDKGGTHSRSLARHWFQGVVAPGIMLSNRNVQAEWTSRLDIEITQTTSSVQGTLHVPNGSLIHMFPGGDPVLKQFIVKVMVKDQTGALIGEEAKTFGRSFEELLRGPIPQPLVNSGITRHIPFNIAVPEDSTPAFIEATISYALMPKPGEELQSRYLATLSGEKQRNEALQIVEHYTAPRLLTFRTKALETIPHPLEKT; translated from the coding sequence ATGAAGAAATGCCAGCGAACGCATGCGACAACCGATGCTGCCGACCAGGCCCTTACACAGACTAGGCGGTTCGAGGGTATGTCTGTGGTCATTACCAGGAGACCCACCAAGACCCACTTCATCTTATTGGTCGTTGTAGGTCTGTTGTTGATCGCAGCGGAATTTGTTCCAAGTCCGGGGTGGTCACAGAATAAGGGAGAATCGCAAGAAGATCTCATCTGGCTCGATGAAATTGAGAAAGCCTTTATCCCCTCCAGCCAGTGCAGGCAATGCCATGAACGCCATTTTGAAGAATGGAAAGGTATGAGGGAACGTAGTGAGGATTTGTTGTCATTTGGACGGATGGACGGGGGGCTGCTGCATGGCACAGCCCTGAAGTCTCCTGTCTTCAGAACTGTGCTTGGTTTGTGGCTTCAAACTTATCCCACGCATGAACAACGAACAAAATGCCTGGCTTGCCATGTCCCAGCGGTCACCGTCTTTCCCCAACATGCAGATCGGATTATTGACCAAGTCATGAGAGGACCGAAACACGTTCAAGTGGAAGGCATCGGATGTGCCTCCTGCCATCTCATTCAGGCCTCAGGGGGAAAGAATGATGCTTATCCGGCATTTCAACTTGCCCCTGGATCCACATTTTTCGGCCCGTATGGTGATGCAGAGGATAACCTGGCCCATCAATCACAAAAGGCGGAGATCTTTAAAGGAGCGAATTTCTGTACCTCCTGCCACTTCAGCAAGGTCAAGGATGTCACACAACCACATCTGAACGGAGCCATTTTGAAGGACCTGGTTTGCCAAAATTGTCACATGGAACAATCTTATGGCAGCTCCACCGACAAGGGTGGGACGCACTCCAGATCCCTGGCTCGCCACTGGTTTCAGGGAGTCGTGGCGCCTGGAATCATGTTGAGTAATCGCAACGTGCAGGCAGAATGGACATCACGCCTCGATATCGAAATCACACAGACCACCTCCTCGGTTCAGGGTACTCTGCATGTGCCTAATGGCAGCTTGATACACATGTTCCCAGGGGGAGACCCTGTTCTCAAGCAATTCATCGTGAAAGTTATGGTGAAGGACCAAACAGGAGCTCTCATTGGTGAAGAGGCCAAAACATTCGGGCGCTCATTTGAAGAATTATTAAGAGGACCAATTCCCCAACCCCTGGTCAACAGCGGTATCACCCGCCATATTCCCTTCAATATTGCGGTCCCGGAAGACTCCACTCCGGCGTTCATCGAGGCCACAATTAGCTATGCTCTTATGCCGAAACCCGGAGAAGAATTACAGAGCCGCTATTTGGCGACCTTGTCTGGAGAAAAGCAGCGAAATGAGGCTTTACAAATAGTTGAACACTATACTGCTCCCCGTCTCCTGACATTTCGCACGAAAGCTTTGGAAACAATTCCCCATCCATTGGAAAAAACATGA
- a CDS encoding multiheme c-type cytochrome, giving the protein MNRLGVIYKRNRALFWGVMVIFGILMINAMTSFHQMILPRALAGSNSSVPDKPLEKAFPPSHKCQRCHLRAYEEWESSAQSRSIETAPFRVTLDRYLQTAPTDQQKMCFQCHAPHILKYGHLFQDFVEEVKSKDPQIDGVGCSQCHLISEVDSSIRPPHPIFSLGKTLFGGYDNPKKNLAHDSQKLDLYTKSQYCVTCHQSLPSQNGAITHSDWLGTWQETKAEQNGKTCQSCHMPEAFGESATGEPSRRIANHSFPGRFGKVRANAVELEFTAHVKGQVSEVEVTIHSLVPHNLPLPHPGWSRIVLDLTILGKNLNKVHGEQRFYERMYIDSEGAQTVFDFEAVKILKDTSLKPEEKRVEKFSFPTPADAPSMDVIVTMSYAPVHGSDDFLKAIEDEATLGRKDRSFQKVLIKEERANVPISS; this is encoded by the coding sequence ATGAACCGACTTGGCGTCATCTATAAAAGGAACCGGGCGCTCTTTTGGGGAGTCATGGTCATCTTCGGAATCTTGATGATCAATGCCATGACATCATTTCACCAGATGATCTTGCCACGCGCTCTGGCAGGCAGCAATTCCAGCGTTCCGGATAAGCCACTGGAAAAAGCCTTTCCGCCGTCCCACAAATGCCAGCGATGTCATTTACGTGCTTATGAAGAATGGGAGTCTTCCGCACAATCCCGATCTATTGAAACTGCGCCCTTTCGAGTCACCCTGGACCGATATCTTCAAACCGCGCCAACGGACCAGCAAAAAATGTGTTTTCAATGCCATGCTCCTCATATTTTGAAATACGGGCACCTGTTTCAGGATTTTGTTGAGGAAGTCAAATCGAAAGATCCGCAGATTGACGGAGTCGGATGTTCGCAATGCCATTTGATTAGCGAGGTGGATTCCAGCATCCGTCCCCCTCACCCCATTTTCTCGCTAGGTAAAACGCTTTTTGGGGGTTATGACAATCCCAAAAAAAACCTCGCTCATGATTCGCAAAAGCTTGACCTGTATACGAAGTCTCAATATTGCGTGACCTGTCACCAATCTCTTCCTTCTCAAAACGGCGCCATCACCCATTCGGACTGGTTGGGAACCTGGCAAGAGACCAAGGCTGAACAGAATGGAAAAACATGCCAGTCTTGTCATATGCCGGAGGCATTTGGTGAATCGGCCACAGGGGAACCATCCAGGCGAATCGCCAATCATAGCTTTCCGGGACGGTTTGGAAAAGTGAGGGCCAATGCAGTTGAATTGGAGTTCACGGCCCATGTGAAAGGGCAGGTGTCCGAAGTGGAAGTGACCATCCACAGCCTGGTCCCTCACAATCTGCCCTTGCCCCACCCTGGTTGGTCTCGCATCGTGCTCGACCTGACCATTCTTGGGAAAAATCTCAACAAAGTGCATGGTGAGCAACGTTTTTATGAGCGCATGTATATCGATTCAGAGGGTGCCCAAACCGTGTTTGATTTTGAGGCCGTCAAAATCTTGAAGGATACGTCCTTGAAGCCTGAAGAAAAACGGGTCGAGAAATTCAGCTTTCCGACTCCGGCGGATGCCCCCTCGATGGACGTCATCGTCACCATGAGTTATGCGCCAGTGCATGGTTCGGATGATTTTTTGAAAGCTATCGAAGACGAAGCGACCCTTGGACGAAAAGATCGTTCCTTTCAAAAGGTGCTTATTAAAGAGGAAAGGGCAAACGTCCCGATCTCATCATAA